In Mytilus edulis chromosome 13, xbMytEdul2.2, whole genome shotgun sequence, a single window of DNA contains:
- the LOC139500525 gene encoding uncharacterized protein: MDLIISDTDNQTMAASLPIFPSFPVHENNAEIRWRKWISRLENLFIGLNIKDSKRQRALLLHYAGEDVNEVFDTLDNTGEDFAAAKHKLTAYFAPKKNTEYEIYKFRQAKQTSDETIDSFHTRLRQLAVNCEFTETSKEVNSQIIQGCHSTRLRRKALREDTTLEGLISSARALELSEKQATDIEQSDKQSANAVRKGVGKRRNGPRFLQTQTDHNVKKKTTCRNCGGDFPHANKCPAFGKSCNSCKKLNHFASVCRSKRMDGTSTFKRKVNKVDNYEHDDAHDSSSDDCYVFGLRENTVNKVQKGQPKINVKINNSNVDILIDTGSSINVIDESTFENIKCKPKLSHADTKVFAYGSDKNLKLLGKFHATIETDHKITTAPVYVMKGRYGNLLCYDTSVDLSIVPVISSVADKHEILCNKYSDVFNGIGKLKDEKVKIHIDGSVKPVIQPHRRIPFHIRKQVEAGYTF, translated from the coding sequence atggATTTAATAATTAGTGACACTGATAATCAAACCATGGCTGCATCTTTACCAATTTTTCCGAGTTTTCCGGTACATGAGAATAATGCTGAAATAAGGTGGCGTAAATGGATAAGTAGACTTGAAAATTTATTCATCGGTTTAAACATAAAGGACAGCAAACGACAAAGAGCACTCTTGTTGCATTACGCTGGAGAAGATGTCAACGAAGTCTTTGATACCCTTGACAATACAGGAGAAGACTTTGCTGCCGCTAAACACAAGTTAACCGCTTACTTTGCTCCGAAAAAGAATACAGAATATGAAATCTACAAATTTAGGCAAGCCAAACAAACATCTGATGAAACTATCGACAGTTTTCACACGAGATTACGCCAGCTagctgtaaactgtgaatttacgGAAACATCTAAAGAAGTGAACTCGCAAATAATTCAAGGTTGTCATTCAACTAGACTAAGACGAAAGGCTCTTCGGGAAGACACGACCCTTGAAGGATTAATTTCATCAGCTAGAGCGTTAGAACTTTCCGAAAAACAGGCAACGGACATTGAACAATCAGACAAACAATCCGCAAATGCTGTGAGAAAAGGAGTTGGAAAACGTAGAAACGGACCACGATTTCTACAGACACAAACTGACCACAACGTTAAGAAAAAGACTACTTGCAGAAACTGTGGAGGTGATTTTCCACATGCAAACAAATGTCCTGCATTTGGAAAAAGCTGTAACTCATGTAAAAAGTTGAATCATTTCGCTTCTGTATGTAGATCCAAACGTATGGATGGAACTAGCACTTTTAAAAGAAAAGTAAACAAAGTTGACAATTACGAACATGACGATGCTCATGACAGCAGTTCAGATGATTGTTACGTTTTTGGATTACGAGAAAATACTGTGAATAAAGTACAGAAAGGACAACCGAAAATCAACGTGAAAATCAATAATTCTAATGTGGATATTTTAATTGACACAGGATCAAGTATTAATGTTATTGATGAAAGCACATTCGAGAACATCAAGTGTAAACCCAAACTTTCTCACGCTGACACTAAAGTCTTCGCATATGGTTcagataaaaatttgaaattattgggAAAATTTCACGCTACGATAGAGACTGACCATAAAATAACAACCGCACCGGTGTATGTGATGAAAGGAAGATACGGGAATTTATTGTGCTATGATACATCTGTTGACTTAAGCATAGTGCCAGTCATTTCGTCAGTAGCAgataaacatgaaatattatgCAATAAATATAGCGATGTGTTCAATGGAATTGGAAaattaaaagatgaaaaagtgaAAATTCATATTGATGGAAGTGTAAAACCAGTAATACAACCACATAGGCGTATTCCGTTTCACATTCGCAAGCAAGTAGAAGCAGGATATACTTTTTAG